In the Arachis ipaensis cultivar K30076 chromosome B10, Araip1.1, whole genome shotgun sequence genome, one interval contains:
- the LOC107623214 gene encoding uncharacterized protein LOC107623214, with product MNNSGPLRTVITGAGIILGGIAALNLASTVTLKTISFVSEKKRKKTALPCMACRGKGFYICKLCKGNATISWSPMYDPIAINPCLCPTCEGNRVQRCLNCLGKGYD from the exons ATGAATAATTCAGGGCCTTTGAGAACAGTGATTACCGGTGCTGGAATCATATTGGGTGGAATAGCCGCTTTGAACTTGGCTTCTACTGTGACCCTAAAAACGATTTCCTTTGTTTCTGAGAAGAAACGG AAAAAGACAGCGTTGCCTTGTATGGCCTGTAGAGGGAAGGGATTCTACATATGCAAACTGTGCAAAGGGAATGCCACCATTTCATGGTCACCAATGTATGATCCCATTGCAATCAACCCTTGCCTTTGTCCTACTTGTGAGGGAAACAG GGTCCAACGCTGTCTGAATTGTCTGGGAAAAGGCTATGACTGA
- the LOC107623213 gene encoding uncharacterized protein LOC107623213 isoform X1, with protein MKIVFSKNPINILNSRSTSSSLFLFHFRSNVFKRRSFVLSSSRKWTLGTKSLKLSSSPLRASCAPISTVYGGWDEVAVAGDSDSLRSFLASIGIDDRKNVFVFILGVVCAMAISRVRVSSIIVIPASALVFAVGFAVGFFRSGAFGDARISGTKRKEKDENSKLFSEKLRSLLEFFDELDGVVNNMKSDVQFAIRNKKIEESDFFGYVDVTDKIKLKALNARNIVKALIDNEGNSNGAFVENNKGSRRKKDAGEAGYQMLQSIGSLFGEKSVTSNSNKVRENVKQETVDRALDQAPGNGTVPPVEDKASNSDSRGNGKLDSSLDSSISSVSDMYRNGRKKGTAENDDFGLGGVGRKTNKFRDEKEYSYRNKGLRFTNNRSFSLKMDSSSVTDMWESHDNLLDSESMKVRMEHMESESSFVQEQLLNQGHKTFTSSYDKRDDEPRRSQFEEDAMNYDHRNQHHDDDLPGRESEFNASSSAKTSDDEMFGRFLAEATELQKQAKVFIKARHDEEQAEIMLYRSANLFSKALDLKPMSLLAVGQLGNTYLLHGELKLKISRELRGLLSGSIQPSSGRRRRVLKGMQKKITSKEEVAPLLIDVCEECEELLVEAGRKYRLALSIDANDVRALYNWGLALSFRGQLIADIGPGAAFEAERVFLAAIDKFDAMLLKGNVYAPDAALFRWGVALQQRSRLRPGTSKEKVKLLQQARRLYEDALHMDSNNMQAKEALSSCLYELNYR; from the exons ATGAAAATCGTATTTTCGAAAAACccaattaatattctaaattctcgatctacttcttcttccctttttctcttcCATTTCCGTTCCAATGTTTTCAAAAGACGCAGCTTTGTTCTCAGTTCCAGCAGAAAATGGACCCTTGGAACCAAATCTCTCAAATTATCGTCTTCTCCCTTAAGAGCTTCGTGTGCTCCTATCTCAACTGTCTATGGCGGCTGGGACGAGGTTGCAGTCGCCGGTGACTCCGATTCGCTGCGCAGTTTTCTCGCTTCCATTGGAATCGATGATAGGAAGAATGTTTTCGTGTTCATCTTGGGCGTTGTTTGCGCCATGGCGATTTCCAGGGTTAGGGTTTCTTCCATCATTGTTATTCCAGCTTCAGCTCTTGTTTTTGCGGTTGGTTTCGCCGTAGGGTTTTTCCGAAGCGGTGCCTTCGGTGACGCCAGGATTAGCGGGAccaagaggaaagagaaggacGAGAATTCGAAGCTGTTTTCggagaaattgaggagcttgtTGGAATTCTTCGATGAACTCGATGGTGTGGTCAATAACATGAAGAGCGATGTACAATTTGCCATCAGGAATAAGAAAATTGAAGAGAGTGATTTCTTTGGGTATGTTGATGTCACAGATAAAATAAAGTTGAAGGCTTTGAATGCTAGGAATATTGTGAAGGCTTTAATTGATAATGAGGGAAATTCTAATGGGGCTTTTGTTGAGAACAATAAAGGTAGTAGAAGAAAGAAAGATGCTGGAGAAGCTGGGTACCAGATGCTACAATCTATTGGAAGTTTGTTTGGAGAAAAATCAGTTACCTCGAATTCTAACAAAGTCAGAGAAAATGTTAAGCAAGAGACAGTGGATAGAGCATTGGATCAAGCACCAGGAAATGGTACTGTGCCTCCTGTTGAAGATAAGGCTTCAAATTCAGATAGTAGAGGGAATGGTAAGTTGGATTCTTCTCTAGATTCTTCAATTAGCTCTGTTTCGGATATGTACAGAAATGGAAGAAAAAAGGGTACTGCTGAGAATGATGATTTTGGATTAGGAGGTGTTGGCAGGAAAACTAATAAATTTCGTGATGAGAAAGAATATAGTTACCGGAACAAAGGATTGAGGTTCACAAATAATCGCAGTTTCTCTCTGAAGATGGATTCGAGCAGTGTAACAGACATGTGGGAATCTCATGACAATCTGCTTGATTCTGAAAGCATGAAAGTCAGAATGGAACACATGGAAAGTGAATCTTCCTTTGTGCAGGAGCAGTTGCTCAATCAAGGGCACAAAACTTTCACGTCTTCTTATGacaagagggatgatgagcctcGTAGGTCTCAATTTGAAGAAGATGCAATGAATTATGATCATCGCAATCAGCATCATGATGATGACTTGCCTGGGCGTGAGAGTGAATTCAATGCTTCTTCATCTGCAAAGACATCAGATGATGAAATGTTTGGTAGGTTCCTTGCTGAAGCAACCGAACTTCAAAAGCAAGCAAAAGTGTTTATAAAGGCTAGGCATGATGAAGAGCAAGCTGAAATCATGTTATATAGGTCTGCTAACCTATTTTCCAAAGCTTTAGACCTGAAGCCTATGAGTTTATTGGCTGTAGGCCAGTTAGGAAACACTTATCTTCTTCATGGAGAATTAAAGTTGAAGATCAGTCGTGAACTGCGAGGTCTACTTTCAGGTAGCATCCAACCATCATCTGGGAGACGTCGTAGAGTACTGAAGGGAATGCAGAAAAAAATCACTAGTAAAGAAGAAGTTGCACCATTGCTTATTGATGTATGTGAAGAATGTGAAGAGCTTCTGGTTGAGGCTGGCAGAAAGTATAGGCTGGCATTGTCAATTGATGCGAATGATGTGAGAGCCCTGTATAATTGGGGCCTTGCTCTCTCTTTTCGTGGGCAATTGATAGCAGACATTGGTCCG GGTGCTGCTTTTGAGGCTGAAAGAGTATTCCTGGCTGCTATTGACAAGTTTGATGCTATGTTGTTGAAGGGCAATGTTTATGCACCAGATG CAGCTTTGTTCAGATGGGGTGTGGCATTGCAGCAGAGATCTCGGTTAAGGCCAGGAACCAGTAAAGAGAAGGTGAAGTTGCTGCAGCAAGCAAGAAGGCTCTATGAAGATGCCCTTCATATGGATTCCAATAACATGCAAGCTAAAGAAGCTTTATCCTCTTGTCTCTATGAGCTCAATTACCGGTAA
- the LOC107623213 gene encoding uncharacterized protein LOC107623213 isoform X2: MKIVFSKNPINILNSRSTSSSLFLFHFRSNVFKRRSFVLSSSRKWTLGTKSLKLSSSPLRASCAPISTVYGGWDEVAVAGDSDSLRSFLASIGIDDRKNVFVFILGVVCAMAISRVRVSSIIVIPASALVFAVGFAVGFFRSGAFGDARISGTKRKEKDENSKLFSEKLRSLLEFFDELDGVVNNMKSDVQFAIRNKKIEESDFFGYVDVTDKIKLKALNARNIVKALIDNEGNSNGAFVENNKGSRRKKDAGEAGYQMLQSIGSLFGEKSVTSNSNKVRENVKQETVDRALDQAPGNGTVPPVEDKASNSDSRGNGKLDSSLDSSISSVSDMYRNGRKKGTAENDDFGLGGVGRKTNKFRDEKEYSYRNKGLRFTNNRSFSLKMDSSSVTDMWESHDNLLDSESMKVRMEHMESESSFVQEQLLNQGHKTFTSSYDKRDDEPRRSQFEEDAMNYDHRNQHHDDDLPGRESEFNASSSAKTSDDEMFGRFLAEATELQKQAKVFIKARHDEEQAEIMLYRSANLFSKALDLKPMSLLAVGQLGNTYLLHGELKLKISRELRGLLSGSIQPSSGRRRRVLKGMQKKITSKEEVAPLLIDVCEECEELLVEAGRKYRLALSIDANDVRALYNWGLALSFRGQLIADIGPGAAFEAERVFLAAIDKFDAMLLKGNVYAPDALFRWGVALQQRSRLRPGTSKEKVKLLQQARRLYEDALHMDSNNMQAKEALSSCLYELNYR; this comes from the exons ATGAAAATCGTATTTTCGAAAAACccaattaatattctaaattctcgatctacttcttcttccctttttctcttcCATTTCCGTTCCAATGTTTTCAAAAGACGCAGCTTTGTTCTCAGTTCCAGCAGAAAATGGACCCTTGGAACCAAATCTCTCAAATTATCGTCTTCTCCCTTAAGAGCTTCGTGTGCTCCTATCTCAACTGTCTATGGCGGCTGGGACGAGGTTGCAGTCGCCGGTGACTCCGATTCGCTGCGCAGTTTTCTCGCTTCCATTGGAATCGATGATAGGAAGAATGTTTTCGTGTTCATCTTGGGCGTTGTTTGCGCCATGGCGATTTCCAGGGTTAGGGTTTCTTCCATCATTGTTATTCCAGCTTCAGCTCTTGTTTTTGCGGTTGGTTTCGCCGTAGGGTTTTTCCGAAGCGGTGCCTTCGGTGACGCCAGGATTAGCGGGAccaagaggaaagagaaggacGAGAATTCGAAGCTGTTTTCggagaaattgaggagcttgtTGGAATTCTTCGATGAACTCGATGGTGTGGTCAATAACATGAAGAGCGATGTACAATTTGCCATCAGGAATAAGAAAATTGAAGAGAGTGATTTCTTTGGGTATGTTGATGTCACAGATAAAATAAAGTTGAAGGCTTTGAATGCTAGGAATATTGTGAAGGCTTTAATTGATAATGAGGGAAATTCTAATGGGGCTTTTGTTGAGAACAATAAAGGTAGTAGAAGAAAGAAAGATGCTGGAGAAGCTGGGTACCAGATGCTACAATCTATTGGAAGTTTGTTTGGAGAAAAATCAGTTACCTCGAATTCTAACAAAGTCAGAGAAAATGTTAAGCAAGAGACAGTGGATAGAGCATTGGATCAAGCACCAGGAAATGGTACTGTGCCTCCTGTTGAAGATAAGGCTTCAAATTCAGATAGTAGAGGGAATGGTAAGTTGGATTCTTCTCTAGATTCTTCAATTAGCTCTGTTTCGGATATGTACAGAAATGGAAGAAAAAAGGGTACTGCTGAGAATGATGATTTTGGATTAGGAGGTGTTGGCAGGAAAACTAATAAATTTCGTGATGAGAAAGAATATAGTTACCGGAACAAAGGATTGAGGTTCACAAATAATCGCAGTTTCTCTCTGAAGATGGATTCGAGCAGTGTAACAGACATGTGGGAATCTCATGACAATCTGCTTGATTCTGAAAGCATGAAAGTCAGAATGGAACACATGGAAAGTGAATCTTCCTTTGTGCAGGAGCAGTTGCTCAATCAAGGGCACAAAACTTTCACGTCTTCTTATGacaagagggatgatgagcctcGTAGGTCTCAATTTGAAGAAGATGCAATGAATTATGATCATCGCAATCAGCATCATGATGATGACTTGCCTGGGCGTGAGAGTGAATTCAATGCTTCTTCATCTGCAAAGACATCAGATGATGAAATGTTTGGTAGGTTCCTTGCTGAAGCAACCGAACTTCAAAAGCAAGCAAAAGTGTTTATAAAGGCTAGGCATGATGAAGAGCAAGCTGAAATCATGTTATATAGGTCTGCTAACCTATTTTCCAAAGCTTTAGACCTGAAGCCTATGAGTTTATTGGCTGTAGGCCAGTTAGGAAACACTTATCTTCTTCATGGAGAATTAAAGTTGAAGATCAGTCGTGAACTGCGAGGTCTACTTTCAGGTAGCATCCAACCATCATCTGGGAGACGTCGTAGAGTACTGAAGGGAATGCAGAAAAAAATCACTAGTAAAGAAGAAGTTGCACCATTGCTTATTGATGTATGTGAAGAATGTGAAGAGCTTCTGGTTGAGGCTGGCAGAAAGTATAGGCTGGCATTGTCAATTGATGCGAATGATGTGAGAGCCCTGTATAATTGGGGCCTTGCTCTCTCTTTTCGTGGGCAATTGATAGCAGACATTGGTCCG GGTGCTGCTTTTGAGGCTGAAAGAGTATTCCTGGCTGCTATTGACAAGTTTGATGCTATGTTGTTGAAGGGCAATGTTTATGCACCAGATG CTTTGTTCAGATGGGGTGTGGCATTGCAGCAGAGATCTCGGTTAAGGCCAGGAACCAGTAAAGAGAAGGTGAAGTTGCTGCAGCAAGCAAGAAGGCTCTATGAAGATGCCCTTCATATGGATTCCAATAACATGCAAGCTAAAGAAGCTTTATCCTCTTGTCTCTATGAGCTCAATTACCGGTAA